Genomic window (Psilocybe cubensis strain MGC-MH-2018 chromosome 1, whole genome shotgun sequence):
tgctgctgctgggtgTGTACAAGCTTTATCTTCAACATTTCGGATTCGATCAGTGACGAATAGAAAAGCCTCAACCATGTTCGACTTCCTATCGGCTATTGGGCATTCGACGTGTCCGGGGGCGAACCTTTCATACAAGGACAACTTCCATATCTTACCAAAGCGGTCACTTGGGCACAAAACCATGGGTTAAAGTTAATTGTTGACTTACATGGCGAGTAATGAATCGTCTTGGACTCACCTTAAGTTGCTGATTTATGCGTTTATGGCTCATTAGGTGTTCCCGGTAGTCAAAATGGGTTTGTGATATGCTTTATTACATGTATCCCCTTTGATCCTCGTCAATACAGCTATGATAACTCTGGTCAGAAAATGAGCTCACCGTACGTATATGTTATGATGCTCTATGGTGATATATTCTTATTTATGACATTTATTGTTGCAGGACATGGCAAACCAAGCAGCGTCCATGATTGCAGGAAACACCGGCACGGTGCCCATTATTGCCCCTCTAAACGAGTAAGCATATACAACTTCAATGTGTCGTTATCAAAGAATCTTACGTTTTCCTCTTAATTAATTAAGACCTGCAGGTTACTTCAGTGACCAGTTATTATCCGTTACCAGACAGGTCAGTAATTTATGGATCCAGTTTTAATGACTATCATCAATCAGAACGGTTGTCTAGTACTGGTACGATAGCTACGGAAACATCAGGTACACCTGCACCATGATACCCTACAAGCCGATTTTTTCATTCCATTTGATAGATTTCCATTCGGGACATCGCAGCAGAGCAACATAGTCGTGATGATccatgatgccttccaaCCTCTCAGCTACTGGAGTATCTTCATGCCTTCTCCCCAATGGCAGGGCGTTATAATTGACACTCACATTTACCAGATGTTCTCTCAAGCCGTGAGTTTTAATATGATATTTGAAATATCAATTTCATTGTTGACCGTCAATTTCTGTAGCTGGTTTCCCAAACCAACGCTCAGCACATATCTACCGCATGCGGCCAGCTGTCTTCCCTCTCGAACTCCCCGCTCTGGACTGTCGTTGGAGAATGGACTCCTGCCCCCAACAACTGTGCCAAATATCTGAATGGCCGTGGCACAGGTTCTCGTTACGAAGGCACCCTTTCCGGATCAACGAGAGTTGGGAGTTGCACGGGCCTCACTGGGAAAGCTTCAGGCTTCAGCTCTAGTTACAAGACCTTCCTCCGCCAGTACTGGGAAGCGCAGACCCAAACTTACGAAAAGGGAAACCAAGGATGGATTCAGTGGACGTGGAAAGCTGAAGCTGCTGATGAATGGAGCTACCAGGCTGGTTTAGCTAACGGTTGGATTCCGCAGAACCCTACAAACTATCAATTCCCGAATATCTGTGGATAAGGTATAACTTCcttgttaatttttttcttgattaGCTTTATGATTATCCGTGACGAATTTCATAACCCATTCAATCTTGGATCCATTCGGCTTGAGTATATATAAACCACTGACGGAACTCAACACCGACGTGGAAACGACAGTATCGGACGGGGACCTCGGTGCCCATTTCCCAACAGCTTGTGCTGAAATACGTGTGTGATCTTCTGTTCATTTCTACCAACGTGTGTCGAGACTTGGCGCTTTGTGAGCATTGAAAGGAGCCTTATCAGCCCTGAACACCATGAAATAACATGCATCCCACAAATAAACCCTTCCATCTTTGTGTATCCTCAAACGAAGAGAATCTCCAGGCCTCGAATTCTGATATATCATTTGCCCAACTGCATTGACTCTCCTTCTCGAACACTAAGCTGCATAACACTAACACGTTGAAAAACACTGAAGGAGGAGTTTGATGGCAAAGATCAAAAAATCACACACGACCCTTAGACTTCGTGCCGGACCCTCCGTGCACACACGAGCATTCTCCCTGTCAATTGAAGGCCAACATATCCACATCATCTTTCAAACTGACACGCTCTAACCTACGCTTCTGTCTCTGGGTGTGAGCCAACAAAGCTGTTATACGCAGCCTTGAGAACATGACACCGCTTCAAAGCTCTATAAGCGCGTACCTCTAAGTGTACCAAGCACCGTTCAATGCTCAAAAACCGAAAAGCAGACGGACAAGTTTCATACAAGCGTTCATATTTCAGATCCCGAGGTTGGTCTGCTGATTTGCTTGTACTATTTGGGTACGGAAGGTACGTGCGTAGATTGCGGGACTCTCATGGTTTTTTATTTCCAGCGCTTTGTTAATTCCGGGATTTAGACTTTGCGGAGATGCGTGTTTTCACAAGCGGTGAAGAAGTTATGTATTACAATGCTTCTTACCAGTCTGCTTTTGACGGGCAGAAATTATAATGGATCTAGCTGATATTGTTGATGCTATAGTACAAACACTATGCTAATGCAGGTCACTCTTTAAACTTTGTTAAGCGTCCTTGAATGGTTGTTATGAGCGTACAAAGTTAAAAGTTCAAAAGACATTGAAaataaaaccaaaaaaatgtcTACAACTCTTGATTATACGTTCTCACGCACTATTGTAGGCTACATGACTGGAATTCCATCTGTGCAAAAGCCACCAATTGAGGTGAACCCCCCAATAGACCGTTTTTAACAGGTTGAATGTCTTTTGTGTATGTCCGGCGATTGTTTGGTGCAGGGAATGTACCCCTCATGTGGCCACAGCGTGAAGGAGAAGAGTTGTCAAATGTGCAGCCGCATACGCTAGAACCCCTCGTAGTTGAAGTGTTTGGCGCCGGCGTACTTCATTTCCGTATTACCAATTGCATAAAGAAGGGACAGAGGTATGCAAGCCTGGGAATAATATTGTGCTTGACGCGGAAGGGTGGACATGGCTAGAAAATGATGCGTTGTCCTATAGTTCATCAAGCGTGGAAATCATCGAAGTGCACAGAATGCTATATAAACTTGCGCAATACTCAATAATTACTTAGGTCTACCTCTCAAGGAACCCCAGCTCTACCTTTTCAATTAAAGCTCAAATCTTTCCTGATGTCTAAAGATAGTACAAACAACTTGATCTTCAGAAATTGTAAGCCCGTCGAATCAAATCATAATACCATATACTGACGGCCATACAGTCTTAACATCCGACTATCCGTCCACCAAGGCGACAGCGTTTGTAAGTTGCATTACTGCCTTTCTTGCTATACTACAACGCTTATATTCCCATAGACGCCAGATATCATCCCGCACTACGGGAACAGACTTAAACGGCATCTGTTGATCAAAGAATATCCCCAATTTATTAGTCTTCCTGTCCAACCAAATGAAACAAACTACGTCTACATTCGCGGAAAATCAACCAGCGATGTCGAACCGGGAGCTAAAACTGCAGTTGTTCTCCGTGCCGCACCAAGCGAGCTCATTCTATGGCCTCAAGTATGGAACAAAGTGAAGCCAACTGGCCCTGGACCATTGGTTGTCAAGTCTTCCGCTCCGGACGAAGGTGATTACTCAAGTTTGGTATGGGAATCGTCAGATTTTTTAATTGCTCTGCAGTCGTCGCGTGTGTCACACCTTTCAGACTCAAGCCGCCCAATATGGGTGGTGTCAATTATGCCCTGATTGCTACCCAGTCCCTACTCAacattcttcctcctcctccagaaGCACGTTTGAGGGACACGTTGCCGCATCCTCCTGCAGATGCAAAGAATTGGAAGGAGTTCGCCGACTTCTTGAACAATGACACTTCGACTGTTTATTACAATGTACGTGGATGTAGTTCTTCAGAAAACAAGTGTTAATTAAATTTTTTTCAGGTCGTTGTCGCTGATCCCAAAGCCCCCATTATTAGTGTCTCTACACGTCTTCGGGTATTCGACGACGGTACGGAGCCACTCAAGTTCCATATCGGCATTGAGGTAATTTGTTCATTGCTAAAATGTACTGGCAAGAAAATATGTTGACACTAAATGCACCAGAACTCAATAATGCCAGAGGGTACATTGTTCTCTTTATCATCTGCAACCGGTACTATCTACATGGTCAAGTCCCGGCTCGTTGACCATGCTGGAATCCACGTTGACTTGGAGCCTGGATTTGACGACATTATCACACTCAACATATTTCCAGGGCCCAAAGAAATCATTGATACATTTGCCTGGGTCTCTCTCCAAATCAGCATTATTCAACCCCCTTCAGAAAGTGCTAGGTCCATCCCAGTTGAAAACACCCTTTTATTGGGCGCTCTGAACGTTGTTTTCCATGACGAAGCTACCACCAACTTTTGCCACGCAAGTCATGCGTCTAACCAACTCAAGACATATTTCAACACGGCAAATGCAGAATCTACAGCTACAGCTACGGCCGCACAAGGGGAATCTGTGACTACCCAGAATGCCAGTCCATCATCATTTGATGCAACTGGATGGTGGTTCCGTAATAATTTAGGTGATACAAAGCACTTTCCACGACCCGCTGGCTTCCAGTGTGGTTCACCCGGTACGAATGCTTGCtgttcttcctttttcttaAGATGCAAATTTTAATCAATTTATGCTATTCAGATATTCAACCTATAGGAATACGAATTAGACCTGATGTCCAGACAATCCTGGGTGGGTCGAATGCGGGTACAGATTGGTCAGCCGCGAATCAAATCCAGCTTCATCAGGGAGAACCCAACTTTATTTACCTTCGCGGGAATTGCACTACAGGCTCCGATTATACTGTTCAAGCGAGACTCTTCTGTATTCCGAGCAAAGTGGCCCTTTCTCCGTATCTTTATCCGAACTATCCAGTGCTCGACCCCGAAAGCCACGACAAACCCGTAGCCGCCTATCGGACAATCACATCGACATCTAACAATAGCTTTAATGTGCTAGACACACCTTTCGACATTTTAAACCCACAACCTTTGGAGTATGAGGATCACCACTGTCTAGTTGCTGAGGTTCGCCATATTAGCGACAGTGTGCCTGACCCAGATTGGCCACATGAGGATGTTTCGTCTTTCGACTCAGGTGAATAAAGCAACCTCTTCATTTATTTAGGTTATCTCACAGGATGGTATGTCGCTTCCTTAGCCACTGCACTTGGAGAGTGGTTACGTTATACTCCCACCGTTTGCTGGAGGAATATCGGTTTTATTCCTGGCGGCGGTGCACAAGTTATTTTGACCACTGGTGTTGAGATCCCAGATAAATTTTCCCCCACCAAGCAGTGGGTATTGGAAGCTGAGGCTCACAATGCACCCATTGGCTCTTCTTGTGCGTAATATTCTATTTTGAGTCTGGTGACAAGACATTTAAAAATGCTATCTACTCCACAGGGCTGCTACACACAATACCGTTTCAGGGATACCCAACACTCGAAAAACCTATTGGCTTTGAGCTTTCAACAATCACTAACCCCAATATGGTTTGCATGCATACCAATGTTTATCTATACTAATGGGCTGATGATCCAATTGTTTCCCAGACTCAAGGATGTGGTTTTAGTGGCCTCCCCCCAGGCGGTTATAAATTCTGGGCAATTCTAGAATGGTATTCTAACAACACACAGCATCCAGGTGACATGAGCCTTCACTTACATCTTCACTCGGCGACGTCTACTGCAGGGTAAGCGTTATTACTAGCGTGTCtccaaaaaaaacttacACTATTTCATTGCACTAGACCAAACTTAATCGAAACTGCCCATAAGATCCTTCCTAAAGAGGCAGAAAATTGGCCGTGGTCTGTTGGCATTCATCATCCGGGAGTGGAGAACAAAGGCGACCAAAAGAAGACACACATCGGATATCTTGGCCCTCGTTACAAAAACGCTGGACTCAATCCGAGCATTTTGATTGGACCCACTCCAATCTACACTTATGGCACGGATACTTGGATTTAGCCTTTGTTGAATGCCGTTTATGGGAGGCAAACTGCCTTTGGATGTGTTGGAGGTGGAATATTTCCATGTATATCGCTCCGCATCCCTTTTGATATTTCGTACATAAAGCAAAAATATCCATACATCTATTTCCCGGGCCTGCTGTTGCCCTAAGAAACATGCAATTTTGTATAGAATGTAAAGAAACCAAAATTTTTACTTTGATCACATTTAAATTGCGGAATATAAGAACCTAGATCCCGTTTGACTTCAGCAATAACCAAGCCTACTCTCGAGGTTCCAACTGTTGACTTAGAGAAAATGATAAAATAGTGCCATATCAAGTGTAATTCGATTGGGGGGCGGGATTGGGTTACATGAGGGTGagggtctgggtctgggttGGGGTGAGTAGGTGGGAGCTGATGGGGTGAACGAGCGTGAAGGGCTTCTTGGGGTGCGTAAGCGGTAGGGGACGGGGTTTAGGGGATGGTGGGAATGTGTTGGTCACAAGCACAGCACCACACATCATGCCCTCCCCTCTTTGCCTTTTCACCTCTTCGCATCTCCTTCCACCATCTATCGCTTTCGGCTTTTGCTATGCTTGTTACCCATATAAAACCGCCGATGCTTTTAGGAACCGAGGGGATAGGGGAGAGGAATGGACTTGTGATTGAATGATGCGACTTATTACAGCAGGCTACATAagtacacacacacacagatTGGATACAGATAGGGTACCGTAACTCTGT
Coding sequences:
- a CDS encoding Glucan 1,3-beta-glucosidase — its product is MENELTDMANQAASMIAGNTGTVPIIAPLNEPAGYFSDQLLSVTRQYWYDSYGNIRFPFGTSQQSNIVVMIHDAFQPLSYWSIFMPSPQWQGVIIDTHIYQMFSQALVSQTNAQHISTACGQLSSLSNSPLWTVVGEWTPAPNNCAKYLNGRGTGSRYEGTLSGSTRVGSCTGLTGKASGFSSSYKTFLRQYWEAQTQTYEKGNQGWIQWTWKAEAADEWSYQAGLANGWIPQNPTNYQFPNICG